A portion of the Adhaeribacter radiodurans genome contains these proteins:
- a CDS encoding permease prefix domain 2-containing transporter — MKKSTTPTPPQPPRWADTLLQWFCAPHLLEELQGDLHEEFYYQVDRIGLRRARWLYVREVLGFVRPFAIKRQANSSASLYYSSTSFLQLNMLKNYFTLAWRNLWRNKGYATINVAGLSVAFCICVFLFLTVYLQLTFDSFHQDKERIFQTYFFANNPDKTTRSGNMPLPLAPALKLEYEEVEAAARVLMSWKSLVTYQDKNLDKDVVFTDPDFLKIFSFQLLQGNRETALTNKNSILISQNLAQAIFGNDDPMGKVLQITNGGKQKGYMVTGILPDAPFNSSIRYDALVRIENYPNYLPDQKNWTSNSHQVFIKLNPQVNQATFEKRLKLFARKYLAESLQNLQKNGAKPDSRGDIFTVRLQQLSKVHFDTEISKGPPIAIIYALLGIACFILFIACINFINLSIARSFTRAKEVGVRKYLGALKSQLFVQIWSESALICFIGLALGAILAHLLLPEFNATFDTRLQYAHLHQPGFLALLLGVFILVTLIAGGYPAWLMARFNAVAVLKGKISLKKPGFLRNSLLVSQFVMSCLLTCCTIIALQQVEHLRQKPLGFEKEQVISIPVGTQANGRQVLQRLRNKLANDPTVLAVTGTSVNLGKGKDHVSSRSTIGLTYKGKEVASDLLLVDYDYLKTLQIPLLAGREFSKSYPSDSVDRVIITQSMAEMLGEKQAVGTFIKDDADTTNSKMEVIGVVPDFHLYSAADEKRPVMMHFSHSEPINYIFIRVAPQSLKYSMDKMKALWREVAPGSEYTGSFLDENIAAWYQNEEKLAQICSLASAIAIILSCSGLFAVALLVMEQRTKEIGIRKVLGASVTDIIYILSRDFVKLVVVALVIAIPLAWFLMHQWLNNYSYRIEISAWVFVGVGLVAMVLALLTVSFQSIKAAIMNPVKSLKTE, encoded by the coding sequence ATGAAAAAAAGTACAACTCCTACCCCACCGCAACCTCCGCGCTGGGCCGATACATTACTCCAATGGTTTTGTGCTCCGCACTTATTAGAAGAGTTGCAAGGCGATTTACACGAGGAATTTTACTACCAAGTAGACCGCATTGGATTAAGACGAGCCCGCTGGTTATACGTTCGGGAAGTACTGGGCTTTGTTCGTCCGTTTGCAATTAAACGCCAGGCTAATTCATCTGCATCTTTATATTATTCGTCCACCTCTTTCCTTCAACTAAACATGCTTAAAAACTACTTTACCCTTGCCTGGCGTAACCTTTGGCGGAACAAAGGTTACGCCACCATTAACGTAGCCGGCCTCTCCGTTGCCTTTTGTATCTGCGTTTTTTTGTTTCTAACGGTTTATTTGCAACTAACCTTCGATTCTTTTCACCAGGATAAAGAGCGGATATTTCAAACGTATTTTTTCGCAAATAATCCCGATAAAACTACACGCAGTGGTAACATGCCTTTGCCACTAGCTCCGGCTTTAAAATTAGAATACGAAGAAGTAGAAGCCGCTGCCCGCGTTTTAATGAGCTGGAAAAGTTTAGTAACTTACCAGGATAAGAATCTAGACAAAGACGTTGTTTTTACTGATCCGGATTTTCTAAAAATATTCTCTTTCCAGCTGCTTCAAGGCAATCGTGAAACCGCCTTAACGAATAAAAACAGTATTTTAATTAGTCAGAATTTGGCCCAGGCAATCTTCGGCAACGACGATCCCATGGGGAAAGTCCTGCAAATAACCAACGGGGGAAAACAAAAAGGCTATATGGTAACCGGCATCCTACCCGATGCTCCCTTTAATTCCTCTATCCGGTACGATGCTCTTGTCCGCATCGAAAATTATCCCAATTATCTCCCTGACCAAAAGAACTGGACATCTAACTCTCACCAGGTATTCATAAAATTAAATCCTCAGGTAAACCAGGCAACCTTTGAAAAACGGCTAAAATTATTTGCCCGGAAATACTTAGCAGAAAGCCTGCAGAATTTGCAGAAAAATGGAGCCAAACCGGATAGTCGGGGAGACATTTTTACGGTACGTTTACAACAACTTTCCAAAGTTCATTTTGATACGGAAATCTCTAAAGGCCCTCCTATTGCCATTATTTACGCGCTCTTGGGTATAGCTTGTTTTATTTTATTTATTGCCTGCATCAACTTTATTAATTTAAGCATTGCCCGCTCTTTTACCCGGGCCAAAGAAGTAGGGGTACGCAAATACCTGGGAGCCTTAAAAAGTCAGCTTTTTGTACAAATCTGGAGCGAATCGGCTTTAATCTGTTTTATAGGTTTAGCTTTGGGTGCTATTCTGGCCCATTTACTTTTACCTGAATTTAACGCCACCTTCGACACCCGGCTGCAGTACGCGCATTTGCACCAACCCGGCTTTTTAGCCTTGCTCCTGGGCGTATTTATTTTAGTTACTTTAATTGCGGGCGGGTATCCGGCCTGGTTAATGGCCCGATTTAATGCAGTAGCGGTTTTAAAAGGAAAAATATCGCTTAAAAAGCCGGGGTTCTTACGTAACTCACTCCTGGTTTCGCAGTTTGTAATGTCATGTTTATTAACCTGCTGCACCATTATTGCCTTGCAACAAGTAGAACACTTAAGGCAAAAGCCGCTTGGCTTTGAGAAAGAACAGGTAATTAGCATACCCGTAGGAACGCAGGCCAACGGCCGGCAAGTATTACAACGCCTACGAAACAAATTGGCTAACGACCCAACCGTGTTGGCGGTAACGGGCACCAGCGTAAATCTGGGCAAAGGCAAAGATCATGTTAGTTCCCGCTCCACCATTGGCCTTACGTACAAGGGCAAAGAAGTTGCTTCTGACTTGCTTCTGGTAGATTATGATTACTTAAAAACTTTACAGATTCCGCTTTTAGCCGGCCGGGAATTTAGTAAATCCTATCCCTCCGATTCCGTGGACCGGGTAATTATTACCCAGAGTATGGCCGAAATGCTAGGCGAAAAGCAAGCAGTGGGTACTTTTATTAAAGATGATGCCGACACGACTAACAGCAAAATGGAAGTTATTGGGGTAGTACCGGATTTTCATTTGTACTCGGCTGCCGATGAAAAAAGACCGGTTATGATGCACTTTTCCCATTCCGAGCCCATCAATTATATATTTATTCGGGTAGCGCCACAAAGCTTAAAATACTCAATGGACAAGATGAAAGCTTTATGGCGCGAAGTAGCGCCGGGCTCGGAGTATACCGGCTCGTTCCTGGACGAGAATATTGCTGCCTGGTATCAGAACGAAGAAAAATTAGCTCAGATATGCAGCTTGGCTTCTGCTATTGCCATTATTTTATCTTGCTCGGGTTTATTTGCGGTAGCCTTGCTGGTAATGGAGCAACGCACCAAAGAAATAGGCATTCGCAAAGTACTGGGCGCCAGCGTAACGGATATTATTTATATCCTATCGCGTGATTTTGTAAAATTAGTGGTAGTAGCTTTAGTAATTGCTATTCCGCTGGCCTGGTTCCTGATGCACCAATGGCTGAATAATTATTCGTACCGGATTGAAATTAGCGCTTGGGTATTTGTAGGAGTAGGATTGGTTGCCATGGTACTGGCTCTGCTTACGGTAAGTTTTCAGAGTATAAAAGCCGCCATCATGAATCCGGTAAAAAGCTTAAAAACAGAATAA
- a CDS encoding PadR family transcriptional regulator: protein MKRTYLGEFEEIVLLTVVLLEGQAYGVAITHQIIEQTGRSVRLNQVHAALHRLEEKGMVASKMGEATAERGGRRKRLFTITAYGEQTLLDIQAVRTQLLSLLPRALKPSISL from the coding sequence ATGAAACGAACGTACTTAGGCGAGTTTGAAGAAATTGTTCTGTTAACCGTAGTGCTGCTCGAAGGGCAAGCTTACGGCGTAGCCATTACCCACCAGATTATTGAACAAACCGGGCGTTCGGTCCGGCTGAACCAGGTACATGCCGCTTTGCATCGCTTGGAAGAAAAAGGCATGGTTGCTTCTAAAATGGGCGAGGCTACCGCTGAACGAGGTGGCCGACGCAAGCGCTTGTTTACTATTACGGCCTACGGCGAACAAACTTTACTCGATATTCAGGCGGTTCGCACCCAATTATTAAGCTTACTGCCCCGTGCCCTTAAACCCAGTATTTCGCTATGA
- a CDS encoding 3-keto-disaccharide hydrolase, which produces MNKLSLLVILAAGFLSFTGLAQWENLFIASSLQAQSKSLFNGKDLTGWHVDVPQMDNNSKVKNPFIVRNGLLVSLGKPEGHLITDASFQNYRLELEYRFAAKSGNCGALVHVSTPRALYEMFPKSIEVQMMHQNAGDFWCIEEDITVPDMEKRRGPKENWGVNGDKLRRIPNLTDGSEKPLGQWNALTIECLDNSVKVWVNQDLVNYGFNATARQGQIALQAEGAEVEFRKVLLTPITTLSN; this is translated from the coding sequence ATGAATAAACTTAGCTTACTCGTGATACTGGCGGCAGGATTTCTTTCATTTACTGGACTCGCCCAATGGGAGAATCTTTTTATTGCTTCTTCTTTACAAGCCCAGTCTAAAAGCCTCTTCAACGGCAAAGATTTAACCGGCTGGCACGTTGATGTGCCCCAAATGGACAACAATTCTAAGGTTAAAAACCCGTTTATTGTTCGAAATGGTTTGTTGGTAAGTTTGGGGAAGCCCGAAGGGCACCTGATTACGGATGCCAGTTTCCAGAACTATCGGCTTGAGCTGGAATACCGGTTTGCCGCTAAATCCGGCAATTGCGGTGCTTTGGTGCATGTTTCTACTCCCCGGGCACTTTACGAAATGTTTCCGAAATCTATAGAAGTGCAGATGATGCACCAGAATGCCGGCGACTTTTGGTGCATTGAAGAAGATATAACCGTACCCGACATGGAAAAGCGACGTGGGCCCAAGGAAAATTGGGGCGTAAATGGCGATAAGCTGCGTCGCATCCCTAACTTAACCGATGGCTCCGAAAAACCATTAGGTCAATGGAATGCTTTAACAATTGAATGCCTGGACAATTCCGTAAAAGTGTGGGTAAATCAGGATTTAGTAAATTATGGCTTTAATGCGACCGCCCGCCAAGGACAAATTGCGCTACAGGCCGAAGGCGCCGAAGTAGAATTCCGAAAAGTATTATTAACGCCCATTACTACACTAAGCAATTAG
- a CDS encoding alkaline phosphatase family protein encodes MSGKIIVGPILGFRGLKEGRWYTSALLVLRGEATPPKLTISINPTNQFEAEAFLLKTYADYFVWRLDWWIVQTDKEQKINYIVNNDQNYYYVVPAQNSNPRICYGSCFGVYNLKDLNKVRKKNALWKILHRVHQEKPYHLFFLGGDQIYSDQVWDAIKPLREWLSKSLKKRLQAPFTNDMQQQVEQFYFKLYLHMWGQKQPAAMLSQIPTLMMWDDHDIFDGWGSYTPEQQACAVFQGIYAQAREHFRLFQLQAKDNYDLGSAALFGKEGYTYAHHLGDLALVALDLRSERTQNQVMSPETWYQLQLWLNNLQNPSESTPCKHLLVMSGISIVNADLTLLEAAINLEPGQQRMEDDLKDQWLSLAHHEERLRLIQSLFQFSREAGCRVTIVSGDAHVAFTGYLESKSNSTTNEEANIINQLTSSAMVNLPPPTLVLYMMEKLLAGKTEKVNATITARLSYFPGTNRRLLGSRNWLSLTIDEQSSISAEWYVEGEIKPHAKVIPPFKS; translated from the coding sequence ATGTCTGGTAAAATAATTGTTGGTCCAATACTAGGTTTTCGCGGTTTAAAAGAAGGGCGCTGGTATACCTCGGCTTTACTGGTACTACGGGGAGAAGCTACGCCTCCTAAGCTTACAATTTCTATTAACCCTACAAATCAGTTTGAAGCAGAGGCCTTTTTACTTAAAACCTACGCCGATTATTTTGTGTGGAGATTGGATTGGTGGATAGTTCAAACAGATAAAGAGCAAAAGATAAATTATATCGTTAACAACGACCAGAATTACTATTATGTGGTTCCGGCTCAAAATTCTAATCCGCGTATTTGCTATGGTTCTTGTTTCGGGGTGTACAACCTGAAAGATTTGAATAAAGTCCGGAAAAAGAATGCCCTATGGAAAATACTGCATCGCGTACACCAGGAAAAGCCTTACCATTTATTCTTTCTCGGCGGCGATCAAATTTATTCCGATCAGGTTTGGGATGCTATTAAACCGCTGCGCGAATGGTTAAGCAAATCGTTAAAAAAGCGCCTGCAAGCTCCTTTTACCAACGACATGCAGCAACAAGTAGAGCAATTTTATTTTAAGTTGTATCTGCACATGTGGGGCCAGAAACAACCTGCGGCCATGCTCAGCCAAATTCCAACCTTAATGATGTGGGACGACCACGATATTTTTGACGGTTGGGGTTCGTATACGCCCGAACAGCAGGCTTGCGCCGTGTTTCAGGGTATTTATGCGCAAGCGCGGGAGCACTTCCGGCTTTTTCAGCTGCAAGCCAAAGACAACTACGATTTAGGCAGCGCTGCTTTATTTGGCAAAGAAGGATATACCTATGCCCACCATTTAGGCGATTTAGCTCTGGTGGCCCTGGATTTACGCTCAGAGCGAACCCAAAACCAGGTAATGAGCCCCGAAACCTGGTACCAATTGCAACTCTGGCTAAATAATTTACAGAATCCATCGGAAAGTACTCCTTGCAAGCATTTGCTGGTAATGTCAGGAATTTCAATTGTGAATGCCGATTTAACTTTGCTGGAAGCCGCTATAAATTTGGAGCCAGGGCAACAACGCATGGAAGACGATTTAAAAGACCAATGGCTCAGCCTGGCCCACCACGAAGAACGGCTCCGGTTAATTCAAAGCTTGTTTCAGTTTTCGCGGGAAGCAGGCTGCCGGGTTACCATTGTATCCGGCGATGCGCACGTGGCTTTTACGGGCTATTTAGAATCTAAGAGCAATAGCACTACCAACGAAGAAGCGAACATTATTAATCAACTTACTTCTTCGGCCATGGTAAACCTGCCACCACCTACATTGGTGCTGTACATGATGGAGAAGCTTTTAGCCGGTAAAACAGAAAAAGTAAACGCCACTATTACCGCCCGTTTGTCATATTTTCCGGGTACTAACCGACGATTACTAGGTTCCCGCAATTGGCTTTCGCTTACGATTGATGAACAATCGAGTATTAGCGCTGAGTGGTACGTGGAAGGGGAGATAAAGCCTCATGCGAAGGTTATTCCTCCATTTAAAAGCTGA
- a CDS encoding TonB-dependent receptor plug domain-containing protein: MNNRKLRNVKYFLPALLLVMLGFVSPPADWVQKLKSNLDTFRTQYAAEKVYVTLDKPYYAPGQTIWLKGFVLDAASLHPSAKSNVLYVDLLNADNKPVEQLTLKAERGKTAGDIQLSTGLPAGNYRLVAYTQWMRNFGEENFFNKEIQILGANNSTTNATGVAKKLEVQFFPEGGDLVEGLSSRVAFKAIGANGTGVAIAGSVYDDRGQKVVDFADAHLGMGAVEIQPLAGQKYVAKITAKDGKTTEYALPAAKPTGYTMRVDETTEGIYWQVSVAGKITQPESLVITGISRDALQYSEAIKIQPGKTFRFTVAKAKFPTGIVRFNLARANGEPIAERLLFADNQDDLNVTLTADKKGYNGRDKVTMQLVAQDKKGKPVATDFALAVTDAELVKQAKNGLNLKAHLLLTSDLRGYVEQPGYYFEQSNLNRKQALDYLLLTQGWRRFNWQETATGKFPVIKYPNETDLFVSGKLVTNKNKPVEGGEALLYLQGQHQAFITTETDKQGAFAFNGFDFTGTIDVVVQGTDADGRRERLRVKMDEYNFIPQAPAFSAPSWTDGLLASTSKDFLLASNQQLATINQDLNNYTLRGILLSAVEVKGEKDMVQPFKLHDKADVVINRNELTIAPSGNIIESLQGRVAGLQVYRTGQNQFRARIRGQMSAPLYLLDGMPISESTLSSISQFDVSRVEILKSAANSAIYGGRASGGVIALFTDRNNEEQGEVKPGTYIIIHHAKGYSKVREFYSPTYDGATPASNEPDLRTTLYWNPSVKTDAQGKATVTFYTADRTTTYQVLAEGISDNGQPGSGVTTFGVNSKKGNS; this comes from the coding sequence ATGAATAATAGAAAACTTAGAAATGTAAAATATTTTTTGCCGGCTTTACTTCTGGTAATGCTGGGTTTTGTCAGTCCGCCGGCGGATTGGGTGCAAAAATTAAAATCAAATTTAGATACCTTCCGGACCCAATATGCCGCCGAGAAAGTGTATGTAACTTTAGACAAACCGTACTATGCTCCGGGCCAAACAATCTGGCTGAAAGGCTTTGTATTGGATGCGGCCAGTTTACACCCTTCTGCTAAAAGCAACGTGTTGTACGTGGATTTACTAAATGCCGATAACAAACCGGTAGAACAACTTACTTTAAAAGCCGAAAGAGGTAAAACCGCTGGCGATATTCAATTATCTACCGGGCTTCCCGCCGGAAATTACCGTTTGGTCGCGTATACCCAATGGATGCGTAATTTTGGCGAAGAGAATTTCTTTAACAAAGAAATTCAAATTTTAGGCGCAAATAACTCGACTACTAATGCCACGGGAGTTGCCAAAAAGTTAGAGGTTCAGTTTTTCCCGGAAGGAGGCGATTTAGTAGAAGGCCTGAGCAGCCGGGTAGCTTTTAAAGCCATAGGTGCTAACGGTACCGGAGTTGCCATTGCTGGTTCCGTTTACGACGACAGAGGCCAGAAAGTAGTAGATTTTGCCGATGCGCATTTGGGTATGGGAGCGGTTGAAATTCAACCACTGGCCGGCCAAAAGTACGTGGCAAAGATTACTGCAAAAGACGGAAAAACCACAGAATATGCGCTTCCAGCCGCAAAGCCAACTGGCTACACGATGCGAGTCGACGAAACGACCGAAGGTATTTACTGGCAAGTTTCGGTAGCTGGTAAAATAACGCAACCCGAATCTTTAGTAATAACCGGCATTAGCCGCGATGCTTTGCAATATTCCGAAGCCATTAAAATTCAACCGGGTAAAACTTTCCGGTTTACGGTAGCCAAAGCTAAATTCCCGACGGGTATTGTCCGGTTTAATTTAGCCCGCGCCAACGGAGAGCCAATAGCTGAACGTTTGCTATTTGCCGATAATCAGGACGACTTAAACGTAACTCTCACTGCCGATAAAAAAGGCTATAATGGCCGCGATAAGGTAACCATGCAGCTAGTAGCGCAAGATAAAAAAGGCAAACCGGTAGCTACTGATTTTGCTTTAGCGGTAACTGATGCTGAATTAGTAAAACAAGCTAAAAACGGATTGAACCTGAAAGCGCATTTACTGCTTACTTCTGATTTACGCGGCTACGTAGAACAGCCCGGTTATTATTTTGAACAAAGTAATCTCAACCGCAAACAAGCCTTGGATTACTTACTTTTAACCCAGGGGTGGCGCCGTTTTAACTGGCAGGAAACAGCAACGGGTAAATTCCCGGTTATTAAATACCCGAACGAAACTGACTTGTTCGTATCCGGAAAACTGGTTACGAATAAAAACAAACCCGTAGAAGGCGGTGAAGCCTTGCTGTACTTGCAAGGCCAGCACCAAGCCTTTATTACCACCGAAACCGATAAGCAAGGGGCTTTTGCCTTTAATGGTTTTGATTTTACCGGTACTATTGATGTAGTAGTACAAGGTACCGACGCCGATGGCCGTAGAGAGCGTTTACGGGTAAAAATGGATGAGTATAATTTTATTCCGCAGGCCCCGGCTTTTTCGGCTCCTTCCTGGACGGATGGATTATTGGCGAGCACCAGTAAAGATTTCTTGCTGGCGAGTAATCAGCAATTAGCAACCATAAATCAAGATCTTAACAACTATACCTTGCGCGGTATTTTGCTTTCTGCGGTAGAAGTAAAAGGCGAGAAAGACATGGTACAACCGTTTAAGCTGCACGATAAAGCCGATGTAGTTATTAACCGGAACGAGTTAACCATTGCGCCTTCGGGTAATATTATTGAAAGTTTACAGGGGCGGGTAGCGGGCTTGCAGGTGTATCGTACGGGTCAAAATCAATTCCGGGCTCGGATTCGTGGGCAGATGAGTGCGCCGTTGTACCTGCTGGATGGTATGCCGATATCTGAAAGTACTCTTTCCAGCATTAGCCAGTTTGATGTCAGCCGGGTTGAAATCTTAAAAAGTGCCGCTAACTCGGCTATTTACGGTGGTCGTGCTTCGGGGGGCGTAATTGCCTTATTCACTGACCGCAACAATGAGGAGCAGGGCGAGGTAAAACCGGGTACGTACATTATTATTCACCACGCCAAAGGTTACAGCAAAGTGCGGGAGTTTTACAGCCCGACTTACGATGGTGCCACCCCGGCCAGCAACGAGCCCGACTTACGTACCACCCTTTACTGGAACCCAAGCGTAAAAACCGATGCGCAGGGTAAGGCAACCGTTACCTTCTACACCGCTGACCGTACCACCACTTACCAGGTATTAGCCGAAGGTATTTCGGATAATGGTCAACCCGGTAGTGGCGTAACTACTTTCGGGGTGAATAGTAAAAAAGGTAATTCTTAA
- a CDS encoding cellulase family glycosylhydrolase has translation MLLASSDKLFAQEVPFKKGINLTNWFQANNVREIQINKYTRKDFEQIKSLGIDVIRLPINLHYMTNGAPDYTVDPLFFQFLDLPVQWAEELNLHLILDNHTFDPVANTPPDIENTLKKVWPQVAQHYQSRSNLLYYEILNEPHGISATQWNTIQQNIINAIRAVDTKHTLIVGATNFNSYQSMAEMPIYADKNLIYTFHFYDPFLFTHQGASWIEPSMVDLKQMPFPYRSNAMPALPANLKNTWLESAYNNYSTEGTEAKVKELIDIAANFKNTHGVPVYCGEFGVLATNSLPADRVNWYQTVRSYLEEKNIAWTTWDYHGSFGLFEPDGNDLFEHNLNLPLLTALGFNLPPQTNYVLKPDTAGFLIYDDFLGNGLTNASYGAGNLNFYVPDQPNNGQYCISWKDAKQYNSISLDFKPNKDLSQLRDKAYALDFFVRGTGPGVKFDIRFIDSKTTEPDDHPWRATVTIDDQKIDFNGSWQHIHIPLTDFIEQGAWDNNQWYNPEGKFDWQQIDRLEITSEHGAFNNNQLWFDNLYLTDQDTAKVRQSGTITGSKKNLNTLAVRVYPNPASNYLLLETGTPASFNYEVIDHLGRVLLKSIFRQRTQVNLASLPIGVYLIKISQAGSRYTVRRIVKNE, from the coding sequence TTGTTATTAGCCAGTTCAGATAAGCTTTTTGCCCAGGAAGTTCCTTTTAAAAAAGGCATTAACCTTACTAATTGGTTTCAAGCCAATAATGTTCGGGAAATCCAGATAAATAAATATACCCGCAAAGATTTTGAGCAGATTAAAAGCTTGGGCATCGATGTGATCCGGCTGCCGATTAATTTGCATTACATGACCAACGGTGCCCCCGATTATACGGTAGATCCGCTCTTTTTTCAATTCTTAGACCTGCCGGTTCAATGGGCCGAAGAACTAAACCTGCACCTGATTTTAGATAATCATACCTTTGATCCGGTAGCCAATACACCACCCGATATTGAAAATACGCTGAAGAAAGTATGGCCGCAAGTAGCCCAGCATTATCAAAGCCGCTCTAATTTACTTTACTACGAAATCCTGAACGAGCCACACGGCATTAGTGCTACACAATGGAATACGATTCAACAAAATATAATTAACGCCATTCGGGCTGTAGATACTAAACATACGCTTATTGTGGGAGCGACTAATTTTAATAGTTACCAGAGTATGGCCGAAATGCCTATTTACGCTGATAAAAATTTGATTTACACCTTTCATTTTTACGATCCTTTCTTGTTTACGCATCAAGGCGCCAGTTGGATAGAACCATCGATGGTAGATTTAAAGCAAATGCCTTTTCCGTACCGTTCGAATGCCATGCCCGCTTTACCCGCTAATTTAAAAAACACCTGGCTAGAAAGTGCCTATAACAACTACTCCACGGAAGGTACCGAAGCCAAAGTAAAAGAACTGATTGATATTGCGGCCAATTTTAAAAACACCCACGGCGTACCCGTTTATTGCGGAGAATTTGGCGTGCTGGCAACCAACAGTCTGCCTGCTGACCGGGTAAATTGGTACCAAACCGTACGGAGCTATTTAGAAGAAAAAAACATTGCCTGGACAACCTGGGATTACCACGGCAGTTTTGGTTTATTCGAGCCAGATGGGAATGATTTATTTGAACACAATTTAAATCTTCCGTTGTTAACCGCTCTTGGTTTTAATTTGCCCCCACAAACCAATTATGTTCTTAAACCCGATACCGCTGGCTTTTTAATTTACGACGATTTTCTGGGCAACGGCCTCACCAACGCAAGTTATGGCGCCGGCAATTTAAATTTTTATGTTCCTGATCAACCTAATAACGGACAATATTGCATTTCCTGGAAAGATGCTAAACAGTACAATAGCATAAGTTTAGATTTTAAACCCAATAAAGATTTATCGCAATTGCGGGACAAAGCCTACGCACTCGATTTTTTCGTGCGGGGTACCGGGCCCGGAGTCAAATTTGATATTCGTTTTATTGACTCCAAAACTACTGAGCCCGATGACCACCCCTGGCGAGCCACTGTAACGATTGATGATCAAAAAATAGATTTTAACGGAAGCTGGCAGCATATCCACATTCCGCTAACCGATTTTATAGAGCAAGGCGCCTGGGACAATAACCAATGGTATAATCCGGAAGGAAAATTTGATTGGCAACAGATCGACCGCTTGGAAATTACCAGTGAACACGGCGCCTTTAACAACAACCAACTCTGGTTCGATAACCTTTACCTCACCGACCAGGATACGGCAAAAGTGCGGCAATCGGGAACTATAACAGGAAGTAAAAAAAATTTAAATACCCTAGCGGTACGCGTTTACCCCAACCCGGCGAGTAATTATTTATTACTGGAAACTGGAACACCGGCTTCCTTCAACTACGAAGTAATCGATCATTTGGGGCGGGTTCTTTTAAAAAGTATTTTTCGCCAACGAACTCAGGTAAATCTTGCCTCTTTGCCAATTGGGGTGTATTTAATAAAAATTTCGCAAGCAGGTAGCCGGTATACCGTCCGAAGAATTGTTAAAAACGAGTAA
- a CDS encoding cupin domain-containing protein, which produces MKNNLTLYFCITFFFVLVVTLTTQAQTSEPGKYILEHDAQVAKEQPGPHDGGGQSIGYSFFDGVKAYKTAFKKRTLKPGSSIGYHLQQEDEIYYILSGTGEMKMNGKTFPVKSGDAILTRPGSSHGLTPDKNTELTLIIVYPKN; this is translated from the coding sequence ATGAAAAATAATCTTACGCTTTACTTCTGCATTACTTTTTTCTTTGTACTGGTAGTGACCCTTACCACGCAAGCCCAGACATCAGAACCGGGTAAATATATTTTAGAGCACGATGCCCAGGTAGCCAAAGAACAACCGGGTCCGCACGACGGCGGTGGACAAAGCATTGGCTATAGCTTTTTTGATGGGGTAAAAGCTTATAAAACTGCTTTTAAGAAAAGAACCTTAAAACCAGGCTCTTCTATTGGTTACCACCTGCAACAGGAAGATGAAATTTACTATATTCTTAGCGGAACCGGCGAGATGAAAATGAACGGCAAAACTTTCCCGGTAAAATCCGGCGATGCCATTCTTACCCGACCCGGTAGCTCTCACGGTTTAACCCCCGATAAGAATACAGAATTAACCCTGATTATAGTTTATCCGAAAAATTAA
- a CDS encoding helix-turn-helix transcriptional regulator: MQTAAKLLQNNILNISEVADFVGYSHISHFSTAFKK, from the coding sequence ATGCAAACTGCCGCCAAGCTTTTGCAAAACAATATTCTAAATATTTCGGAAGTGGCCGATTTCGTGGGATATAGTCACATTAGCCATTTCTCTACGGCATTTAAAAAGTAA
- a CDS encoding pseudouridine synthase — MPHHHFILHKPYGYLSQFVGEAQKKKRLGELYPFPVGTMAIGRLDEDSEGLLLLTTDGKVSTFFTSSKMEKEYYAQVDGLITPQAIEKLQQGVEIGIRNAKYQTKPCQARKLDPSPNFSERSRKVRDDRHGPTSWVSITLTEGKNRQVRKMTAAVGFPTLRLIRVRIGNINLDDLAVGEVKDLTDLVNNLLPESIQVS; from the coding sequence ATGCCGCATCACCATTTTATTCTGCATAAACCTTATGGCTATTTAAGTCAGTTTGTAGGAGAAGCCCAAAAGAAAAAACGCCTCGGCGAGTTGTATCCTTTTCCGGTTGGTACAATGGCTATTGGTCGTTTAGATGAGGACAGCGAAGGCTTACTCTTACTTACTACTGATGGGAAAGTAAGTACCTTTTTTACTAGCAGTAAAATGGAAAAAGAATATTATGCCCAGGTAGATGGCCTGATTACACCCCAAGCCATTGAAAAACTACAACAAGGTGTAGAAATTGGTATCCGGAATGCCAAGTATCAAACCAAACCCTGCCAAGCCCGAAAGTTAGATCCTAGTCCCAATTTTAGCGAACGCTCCCGCAAAGTACGCGACGACCGGCATGGTCCTACCAGTTGGGTATCCATTACCCTCACCGAAGGCAAAAACCGCCAGGTCCGGAAAATGACGGCTGCTGTTGGTTTTCCTACCTTAAGGCTTATCCGGGTTCGGATTGGAAATATTAATTTAGATGATTTAGCTGTAGGAGAAGTGAAAGATCTAACGGATTTAGTAAATAATTTGCTTCCTGAAAGCATTCAGGTGTCTTAA